A single window of Syntrophus aciditrophicus SB DNA harbors:
- the infB gene encoding translation initiation factor IF-2, whose protein sequence is MSKKRVYELARELGIDNKELISRLEKLGIAVKSHSGTLEDSEVDRVTKEFHARGSREMVEQRIKTTVIRRRAVRVPEKEAVLEKVPVEMEKEMGKALPEEVPEKIAPSRETPPAKVVKPRPVVPEKKIPAAGEKPLAPPEKPAEPVAPPIAEILKQEKIQPPEKFAEEPLKKPAVIEPEKAAAAPKAVPGEAKPLPRTERVQEQGKPVPGRKEGRTPVSRRPAETRFPAKPAPQPEMARKQVVAAAPGRAVPQEKGAPKTEAEKPRKKIKLPDETRKGEQIPARKKTVLKKGPEKTDFRGTLEEEIIERAVRPPRWKEEKKAAPVKMKKTEITVPKAIKRRIRVGEAITVGDLAKKMGVKAGEVINKLMRMGLMATINQSIDFDAASLIATEFEYQVEPAGMEYDESMFKVESSVENLKPRAPVVTIMGHVDHGKTSLLDAIRKTRVTEGEAGGITQAIGAYRVNLKGREIVFLDTPGHEAFTAMRARGAQVTDIVVLVVAADDGVMDQTVEAINHSKIAGVPIIVAINKIDKPEADPGRIKQALTEYELVPEEWGGDTIFSEVSAKQKIGIEELLELILLQADVLELKADPDRPARGVVIEARLDRGRGPVATVLIQEGTLHEGDAFVSKTEYGRVRAMNDDQGRRIKEAGPATPVEVIGFSRVPQASAEFNAVEDEKKARSIGDYWMRKEREKELSATSKITLEQLYEKMKEGVKELNVILRADVQGSLEALSDALTKLSTDDIKLKVIHGSTGAITETDVMLASASNAIIIGFNVRPDARVAEIAEAEGVDIKLYDIIYNVIADVRAAMEGLLEPEYREVVLGRAEVRDLFRVPKVGTVAGSFVIDGKVTRKANVKLVRDGVVVFDGKIGSLKRFKDDVKEVLSGFECGIGIEGFNDLRMGDMIEAYINEKVERKL, encoded by the coding sequence ATGTCAAAAAAAAGGGTTTACGAGTTGGCGCGGGAGTTGGGTATCGACAACAAGGAGCTTATCTCTCGGCTGGAAAAACTCGGCATAGCCGTGAAGTCCCACTCGGGAACGCTGGAAGACAGTGAAGTGGACCGTGTCACGAAAGAATTTCATGCCCGGGGTTCCAGGGAGATGGTTGAACAGCGGATCAAGACCACGGTTATTCGACGGAGGGCTGTCCGCGTTCCTGAAAAGGAAGCTGTCCTGGAGAAGGTCCCTGTAGAAATGGAAAAAGAGATGGGAAAAGCCCTCCCGGAAGAGGTTCCTGAGAAGATCGCTCCTTCCAGGGAAACACCGCCTGCCAAGGTGGTCAAACCTCGGCCAGTTGTTCCTGAAAAGAAAATTCCTGCCGCAGGTGAAAAACCCCTGGCTCCTCCGGAAAAACCTGCTGAACCGGTTGCCCCGCCGATTGCTGAAATTCTCAAACAGGAAAAAATTCAACCTCCTGAAAAATTTGCAGAAGAACCCTTAAAAAAACCAGCTGTCATTGAACCCGAAAAAGCCGCGGCCGCGCCGAAGGCTGTCCCCGGCGAAGCGAAGCCGCTTCCCAGGACGGAGAGGGTACAAGAGCAAGGCAAACCTGTTCCCGGCAGAAAAGAAGGGAGAACGCCGGTATCCCGACGTCCTGCAGAAACAAGATTCCCCGCAAAGCCGGCGCCGCAACCCGAAATGGCCAGAAAACAGGTCGTCGCGGCCGCACCAGGCCGTGCCGTTCCCCAGGAAAAAGGCGCGCCTAAAACCGAGGCGGAAAAGCCCAGGAAAAAGATAAAGCTCCCGGATGAAACGAGAAAGGGAGAGCAGATTCCTGCCAGAAAAAAGACGGTTCTCAAAAAGGGTCCTGAAAAGACGGATTTTCGCGGTACTTTAGAAGAAGAAATCATCGAACGTGCAGTCAGACCGCCTCGCTGGAAGGAAGAGAAAAAAGCGGCACCCGTCAAGATGAAGAAAACGGAGATTACCGTTCCCAAAGCGATCAAGAGAAGAATACGGGTTGGTGAAGCCATTACCGTTGGAGATCTGGCCAAAAAGATGGGAGTCAAGGCCGGAGAGGTCATCAACAAACTCATGCGGATGGGATTGATGGCGACCATAAATCAATCGATTGATTTCGATGCCGCGTCGCTCATCGCAACGGAATTCGAGTATCAGGTTGAGCCGGCGGGAATGGAGTACGACGAATCCATGTTCAAAGTCGAATCTTCCGTTGAAAATCTGAAGCCCCGGGCTCCCGTGGTTACGATTATGGGACACGTGGATCACGGCAAAACCTCTCTGCTGGATGCAATCCGTAAAACACGGGTCACGGAAGGAGAAGCGGGGGGAATAACCCAGGCCATCGGGGCCTACCGTGTCAATCTCAAGGGACGGGAAATTGTGTTTCTCGACACGCCGGGGCATGAAGCTTTTACCGCCATGCGGGCTCGAGGCGCGCAGGTCACGGATATCGTGGTGCTCGTTGTAGCGGCGGACGACGGGGTGATGGATCAGACCGTGGAGGCTATCAACCACTCTAAAATCGCCGGAGTGCCCATTATCGTGGCCATCAATAAAATCGACAAGCCGGAGGCCGATCCGGGGCGTATCAAACAGGCGCTTACGGAGTACGAGCTTGTCCCGGAAGAATGGGGTGGAGACACCATCTTCAGCGAGGTGTCGGCAAAGCAGAAAATCGGCATCGAGGAGCTTCTGGAACTGATTCTACTGCAGGCGGATGTTCTGGAACTGAAGGCCGATCCCGATCGTCCCGCCCGGGGCGTGGTCATTGAAGCCCGGCTGGATCGAGGACGCGGGCCGGTGGCGACGGTGTTGATACAGGAAGGCACCCTTCATGAGGGCGATGCCTTTGTCAGTAAAACAGAATATGGGCGTGTCCGCGCCATGAATGACGATCAGGGGCGACGGATCAAGGAAGCCGGACCGGCCACCCCTGTGGAGGTCATCGGCTTCTCCCGGGTGCCCCAGGCCAGTGCGGAATTCAATGCCGTCGAGGATGAAAAGAAGGCCCGCAGCATCGGGGATTACTGGATGCGGAAGGAAAGGGAGAAAGAACTTTCCGCCACCTCCAAGATCACCCTGGAACAGTTGTATGAAAAAATGAAGGAAGGCGTGAAAGAACTCAACGTGATCCTCCGGGCGGATGTGCAGGGATCGCTGGAAGCCCTGTCGGACGCCCTCACCAAGCTGAGCACCGACGATATCAAGTTGAAGGTGATTCATGGCTCCACGGGAGCGATTACGGAAACGGATGTCATGCTGGCATCGGCATCCAACGCCATCATCATCGGTTTCAATGTGCGGCCCGATGCCCGGGTGGCGGAAATCGCGGAAGCTGAGGGTGTTGACATCAAACTCTATGATATCATTTACAATGTAATTGCCGATGTTCGGGCGGCCATGGAAGGACTGCTTGAACCGGAATATCGGGAAGTGGTTCTGGGACGGGCTGAAGTGAGGGATCTGTTCCGTGTTCCCAAGGTGGGGACCGTTGCGGGCAGCTTCGTAATCGACGGGAAAGTGACTCGGAAAGCCAATGTCAAACTTGTGCGGGACGGGGTGGTCGTCTTCGATGGAAAGATCGGCTCCCTGAAGCGCTTCAAGGATGATGTCAAGGAAGTGTTGTCCGGTTTTGAGTGCGGGATCGGCATTGAAGGCTTCAACGATCTCCGGATGGGCGATATGATCGAGGCCTACATCAACGAGAAAGTAGAGCGTAAACTGTAA
- a CDS encoding DUF503 domain-containing protein, translating into MVIGSGLIELWIAESRSLKEKRGVLKRILQRTRNTFNVSIAEVGENDSWKRAKVGFCIVGNDSRYVNGKVDHILSFIDDLQLAEVLNSRIEIVTISDAMPHFEDRSGKYDHD; encoded by the coding sequence ATGGTCATCGGGTCGGGGCTGATTGAACTCTGGATTGCAGAGAGCCGGTCTCTGAAGGAAAAAAGAGGGGTTCTGAAGCGAATTCTTCAGCGAACCCGGAATACCTTCAATGTTTCCATCGCGGAGGTCGGTGAAAATGACTCCTGGAAACGGGCAAAAGTCGGATTCTGCATCGTGGGCAACGATTCCCGCTATGTAAATGGGAAGGTCGATCATATTCTTTCTTTCATCGATGATCTCCAACTGGCCGAGGTGTTGAACAGCAGGATTGAAATTGTGACCATCTCGGATGCCATGCCTCATTTTGAAGACCGAAGCGGGAAATATGATCACGATTAG
- the rpsO gene encoding 30S ribosomal protein S15: MLSSDQRGSIIENYQLHEKDTGSPEVQIALLSARIEYLTDHFKVHKKDHHSRRGLLKLVGQRRRLLDYLKNKNIERYRQVIQRLGLRK, translated from the coding sequence GTGTTAAGTTCTGATCAAAGAGGGAGCATTATTGAAAATTATCAGTTGCATGAGAAGGATACGGGGTCCCCGGAAGTCCAGATCGCGCTTCTGAGTGCAAGGATTGAATACCTGACGGATCATTTCAAGGTCCATAAAAAAGACCATCATTCCCGAAGGGGGCTGTTGAAACTGGTCGGTCAGCGAAGGCGGCTTCTGGATTATCTGAAAAATAAGAATATCGAACGGTATCGACAGGTCATTCAGCGTCTTGGCTTGAGAAAATAA
- the rbfA gene encoding 30S ribosome-binding factor RbfA, translating into MTQFKRADRVADLVKMEIADILLRRIRDPRVSRLTVTGVKVSDDLRTARIFFVEMGEDSCHPETLEGLQKAGGFIRKELGKRLKLRYVPDLIFKPDSSFAYGSRIDQLINEIHREEENDGSDT; encoded by the coding sequence ATGACGCAGTTTAAGAGGGCGGATCGGGTGGCCGATCTTGTGAAAATGGAGATTGCGGATATCCTGCTGCGACGGATTCGCGATCCCCGGGTCAGCAGGCTGACGGTCACCGGTGTCAAGGTGAGCGATGACCTGCGCACCGCCAGGATTTTCTTCGTGGAGATGGGTGAGGATTCCTGCCATCCCGAGACCCTGGAAGGTTTGCAGAAAGCCGGCGGCTTTATCAGGAAGGAACTTGGAAAGCGATTGAAACTGCGCTATGTGCCGGATCTCATTTTCAAGCCCGATTCCTCCTTTGCCTACGGAAGCCGAATAGATCAGCTCATCAACGAGATTCACAGGGAAGAAGAGAATGATGGATCGGATACTTGA
- a CDS encoding polyribonucleotide nucleotidyltransferase produces the protein MSTIFSAEFAGRNISIKTGYVAGQADGAVMVIYGDTVVMVTAVSLKTAREGVDFLPLTVDYQEMTYAAGKIPGGFFKREGRPNEREILTSRVIDRSIRPLFPKGYCYETQLVATVLSVDSENDSDVAALLAASAALEISDIPFKGPIVGVRVGRVDGQFICNPSKLEQEKGDLNLYLVGRKVVPGTEGRPYDVNLVMLEGEAQQVEEEHVIAGIDFGLECMRPVIELQDQLRSALGKPKREFEAVEIDDALLAEVSEKAAVRMREAYRMSRKLDRHAALDEIRNSVLKAVTADEAGLRLRTAAALEALEKRIVRDVILKEKQRIDGRSYAEIRAISAEVGILPRAHGSALFNRGETQSLAALALGTSSDEQRLDYVAGEETRSFILHYNFPPYCVGEARPLRSPGRREIGHGNLARKALMPVIPSPEEFPYTIRIVSEILSSNGSSSMATVCGGLLCLMDGGVPVKGVVAGIAMGLLKEGEQVVILSDILGDEDHAGDMDFKVCGTSKGITAMQMDIKIDGINEDILRKALAQAREGRLFIIDKILATISEPRKELSIYAPRITTVKVKPEKVRAVIGTGGKNIRQIVSETGVTIDVEDDGTVTIASSDMEASARAIAMVRWLTEDAEVGKIYRGTVKKVVDFGAFVEILPGTEGLLHISQLAKERVNKVTDIVNEGDEVIVKVLEVDKQGKIRLSRKEALGSDI, from the coding sequence ATGAGTACAATATTCAGTGCGGAGTTTGCCGGAAGGAATATATCCATCAAGACAGGGTATGTTGCTGGTCAGGCAGATGGCGCGGTTATGGTGATTTATGGGGATACCGTTGTCATGGTGACGGCGGTTTCTCTGAAGACGGCCCGGGAGGGTGTGGATTTTCTGCCTTTGACGGTGGATTATCAGGAAATGACTTATGCCGCGGGCAAAATCCCCGGCGGGTTTTTCAAGCGGGAAGGACGACCGAATGAACGCGAGATTCTGACATCGCGGGTCATCGATCGTTCCATCCGTCCTTTGTTCCCCAAGGGGTACTGCTATGAAACCCAACTCGTGGCCACCGTACTGTCCGTAGACAGTGAGAATGATTCCGATGTTGCCGCCCTTCTGGCCGCATCGGCGGCTCTCGAGATCTCCGACATTCCGTTCAAGGGGCCGATTGTCGGCGTCCGGGTCGGGCGGGTTGACGGTCAATTCATCTGCAATCCCTCGAAATTAGAGCAGGAAAAAGGAGATCTGAATCTTTATCTTGTCGGCAGGAAAGTGGTTCCGGGGACGGAAGGCAGGCCCTATGATGTCAACCTCGTCATGCTGGAGGGAGAAGCTCAGCAGGTCGAGGAAGAACACGTCATCGCCGGGATCGACTTCGGTCTGGAATGCATGCGTCCCGTTATCGAATTGCAGGACCAGCTCCGCTCGGCCCTTGGGAAACCCAAACGGGAGTTCGAGGCCGTTGAAATTGACGACGCTCTGCTGGCGGAGGTTTCGGAAAAGGCGGCGGTCAGGATGCGCGAGGCGTACCGGATGTCGAGAAAACTGGATCGGCATGCCGCCCTCGACGAGATCCGCAATTCCGTTCTCAAGGCCGTCACGGCTGATGAAGCCGGACTGCGTCTCCGGACGGCGGCGGCATTGGAAGCTTTGGAAAAGCGCATTGTCCGGGATGTGATTCTGAAAGAAAAACAGCGGATCGATGGACGATCCTATGCGGAGATACGCGCCATCAGCGCGGAAGTGGGGATCCTTCCCCGGGCGCACGGTTCCGCCCTTTTCAATCGCGGGGAAACCCAGTCTCTTGCCGCTCTCGCCCTGGGAACGTCATCGGACGAACAGCGGCTGGACTATGTTGCGGGTGAAGAGACGCGTTCCTTCATTCTTCACTACAATTTTCCTCCCTACTGCGTCGGTGAAGCCAGGCCGTTGCGAAGCCCTGGCCGCCGGGAAATCGGGCATGGCAATCTGGCCAGAAAAGCCCTGATGCCGGTGATTCCTTCTCCGGAAGAATTTCCCTATACAATCCGAATTGTTTCCGAGATCCTTTCCTCGAACGGTTCCTCATCCATGGCCACGGTCTGCGGAGGCCTCCTCTGTCTCATGGATGGCGGCGTTCCGGTCAAGGGGGTGGTGGCGGGGATTGCCATGGGCCTTCTGAAAGAGGGTGAGCAGGTGGTGATTCTGTCCGACATCCTTGGTGATGAAGATCATGCCGGGGATATGGATTTCAAGGTCTGCGGAACCAGTAAGGGTATTACCGCCATGCAGATGGATATCAAGATAGACGGGATTAATGAGGATATTCTCCGCAAGGCGCTCGCGCAGGCCAGAGAAGGGAGGCTGTTTATCATCGACAAGATTCTGGCTACGATTTCCGAACCCAGGAAGGAATTGTCTATTTACGCTCCCCGGATCACTACGGTGAAAGTCAAACCGGAAAAGGTGCGCGCCGTGATCGGTACCGGCGGCAAGAATATCCGCCAGATCGTCAGCGAGACCGGTGTAACCATTGACGTGGAAGATGACGGCACGGTGACGATTGCGTCCAGCGATATGGAGGCGTCCGCTCGGGCGATTGCCATGGTCCGCTGGTTGACGGAAGACGCCGAAGTGGGCAAAATCTATCGGGGAACCGTCAAGAAGGTCGTTGATTTCGGGGCGTTTGTGGAGATCCTGCCCGGAACCGAGGGGCTGCTTCACATCTCGCAGCTGGCCAAAGAGCGGGTCAACAAGGTGACGGATATCGTCAATGAAGGCGATGAAGTCATCGTGAAGGTCCTTGAAGTGGACAAGCAGGGTAAAATTCGATTGAGTCGAAAGGAAGCCCTGGGTTCCGACATTTAA
- a CDS encoding DHH family phosphoesterase yields the protein MMDRILEIIERNRSFLITSHERLDGDALGTELALYAWLCQQGKMADIYNQDATPENYQFLPGSEVILNELPAVGRYDAAFIVDCSDLSRVGRGYEKIADIGTLVNIDHHISNTRFCEVSFVDPRASSAGELLYRLITRKGNPVSRDIATNLYAALLTDTGGFHYGSTGRETLIAAGNLVGWGANPQEISEKIYENNPLAKIRLLARALETLAFDLDGRVGFMVVWRSVLQAVGAIPDYTEGFVDLPRSISGVEVSALFSEQEDGGFKVSFRSKGKVDVERVARAFDGGGHRNASACRIRGDFETVKRRVLDVIQDGF from the coding sequence ATGATGGATCGGATACTTGAGATCATAGAGCGCAACCGGAGCTTTCTCATTACTTCCCATGAAAGGCTGGACGGCGACGCTTTGGGAACGGAACTGGCTCTTTATGCCTGGCTTTGTCAACAGGGGAAAATGGCGGATATTTACAATCAGGATGCAACTCCGGAGAATTACCAGTTTCTGCCGGGAAGTGAAGTCATTCTCAATGAGCTTCCCGCAGTCGGTCGCTATGATGCGGCATTTATCGTGGATTGCAGCGATCTGAGCCGGGTGGGCAGGGGTTATGAAAAGATAGCCGACATCGGGACGCTCGTCAATATCGATCACCACATATCGAACACAAGGTTCTGCGAGGTTTCCTTCGTCGATCCCCGGGCGAGTTCCGCGGGGGAATTACTTTATCGATTGATCACCCGGAAGGGGAATCCTGTTTCCAGAGATATCGCAACCAATCTGTATGCGGCCCTTTTGACCGATACAGGGGGATTTCATTATGGAAGCACAGGCAGGGAAACATTGATCGCCGCCGGGAATCTCGTTGGCTGGGGCGCGAATCCCCAGGAAATATCGGAAAAAATCTACGAGAACAATCCGCTGGCCAAAATCCGTCTGCTGGCCAGAGCGCTGGAAACGCTTGCCTTCGATCTTGACGGGCGGGTCGGGTTCATGGTGGTCTGGCGGAGCGTTCTGCAGGCTGTTGGCGCCATCCCGGATTACACCGAGGGGTTCGTCGACCTTCCCCGATCGATTTCAGGGGTGGAGGTTTCCGCCCTCTTCAGTGAACAGGAAGATGGGGGCTTCAAGGTCAGCTTCCGTTCCAAAGGGAAAGTCGATGTGGAGCGTGTGGCCCGTGCCTTTGACGGCGGGGGGCACAGAAATGCGTCGGCCTGCCGGATACGGGGAGACTTCGAGACCGTCAAGCGCAGGGTTCTGGACGTGATACAGGACGGTTTTTGA
- the truB gene encoding tRNA pseudouridine(55) synthase TruB yields MDGILILDKSPGKTSQKVVQEVKRILGVRKAGHAGTLDPLATGVLPLCLNEATKLVQFLSLDDKEYRATMLLGVTTETMDIEGRITDRREPEVDEVRIREALQFFTGPISQEPPRYSAVKFKGRPLYSWARKGVDIALPPRTVQVYSSILEEIALPYVTFRVACSKGTYIRTLCADLGERLGCGACMSVLRRLRCGCFTLETAVSLEDIADGKGRETLLSRVIPLSDGLRNVAAIEISEELSGRIRDGFQPDGSTLREYHIPSLADGDMVKFLTSSGGLVAVARFLYASDQLAVSDMGQPAVRILRVFHDRA; encoded by the coding sequence ATGGACGGTATCCTGATCCTTGATAAATCGCCGGGAAAGACCTCTCAAAAAGTGGTTCAGGAGGTCAAGAGGATTCTGGGGGTCCGGAAAGCCGGACATGCCGGCACCCTCGATCCGCTGGCCACGGGAGTGCTTCCCCTCTGCCTGAATGAGGCGACCAAGCTGGTCCAGTTTCTTTCTCTGGATGACAAGGAATACCGGGCTACGATGCTGTTGGGCGTAACGACGGAAACGATGGATATCGAGGGGCGGATTACGGACCGCCGGGAACCGGAAGTCGATGAGGTCCGGATTCGCGAGGCCCTGCAATTCTTTACCGGTCCAATCAGCCAGGAACCGCCCCGCTATTCGGCCGTCAAGTTCAAGGGGAGGCCGCTTTACTCCTGGGCGAGGAAAGGGGTCGACATTGCCCTGCCTCCGCGGACCGTCCAGGTTTATTCTTCCATACTGGAGGAGATTGCGCTTCCCTACGTCACCTTCAGGGTGGCCTGTTCAAAGGGGACCTATATTCGCACTCTCTGCGCCGATCTCGGAGAGCGCCTGGGCTGCGGGGCCTGCATGTCGGTGCTGCGCAGGCTGCGCTGTGGCTGTTTTACCCTGGAGACGGCGGTATCTCTTGAGGATATCGCGGACGGAAAAGGTAGAGAGACGCTTTTGTCCAGAGTAATTCCCCTGAGTGACGGTTTGCGGAATGTGGCGGCCATCGAGATCAGTGAGGAACTTTCAGGCAGGATTCGAGACGGCTTCCAGCCCGATGGAAGCACTCTGCGGGAGTATCATATTCCTTCCCTTGCGGATGGAGATATGGTAAAGTTCCTCACCTCGAGCGGCGGACTGGTGGCTGTGGCCAGATTCCTGTATGCATCGGACCAGTTGGCAGTGAGTGACATGGGGCAGCCCGCCGTCAGGATTTTGAGGGTTTTTCACGACAGAGCCTGA
- the dut gene encoding dUTP diphosphatase → MTGIRISVQTLPHFEGLSLPRYMSEHAAGMDICAAVADEVVILPGERALIPTGIAIALPEGFEAQIRPRSGLALKHGVTLVNAPGTIDADYRGEIGVLLINHGNDPFVVARGSRVAQMVIAPVCRVAWSESGSLETTTRGDGGFGHTDES, encoded by the coding sequence ATGACCGGGATCCGGATTTCCGTCCAGACGCTGCCCCACTTTGAAGGGCTTTCGCTGCCGCGGTATATGAGCGAACATGCCGCGGGAATGGATATTTGCGCGGCCGTGGCGGATGAGGTGGTCATCCTGCCCGGGGAAAGGGCGCTGATCCCCACGGGCATTGCCATCGCGCTGCCTGAAGGATTCGAAGCCCAGATCCGGCCCCGCAGCGGTCTGGCATTGAAGCACGGCGTGACGCTGGTCAACGCGCCCGGCACCATTGACGCGGATTACCGGGGGGAGATAGGCGTTCTTCTGATCAATCACGGCAATGACCCTTTCGTGGTTGCCAGAGGAAGCCGGGTTGCGCAGATGGTTATCGCCCCCGTCTGTCGGGTTGCATGGTCTGAATCCGGCAGTCTGGAGACCACGACGCGGGGGGATGGAGGATTCGGTCATACGGATGAATCCTGA